Within Calditrichota bacterium, the genomic segment CGACGGCCTCCGGATGATTTTTCAGGATTTGCCGGGCGCCCTTCTCTAAAGGTGTGGCTAAAATTTCCTCAAAAAAACGTGCCGGAAAGTACGTGGGGTGTCCCTTTTTAAAATCTTTGGAGGGAACAGTAATGTTTTCGGGCTGCAGGCGAATGTGCACGGCCATTTTCCGATAGGTTTCAGGTGCAATCAACGGGTGGTCAATCAGGGCCATCAGGCAGCCGGGAACGTTTTCCGGCAGGTGGCGGATACCCATCTGAAAAGAGGAAAGCTGCCCGTTTTCCGGGTGAAGATTCACGAGAACCTCTGCAATGGCTTCAGGCA encodes:
- a CDS encoding nucleotidyltransferase family protein, with translation MIPAILLSAGDSRRMGVPKALLKLPNGQTFLEAIAERLRAGGFSPILLILGHDAPVIRPFVPEAIAEVLVNLHPENGQLSSFQMGIRHLPENVPGCLMALIDHPLIAPETYRKMAVHIRLQPENITVPSKDFKKGHPTYFPARFFEEILATPLEKGARQILKNHPEAVDYVLVEDDGIFVDFDTPEAYQRYFGVERLQSALKIEEKR